The following are encoded together in the Blattabacterium cuenoti BPAA genome:
- a CDS encoding FtsW/RodA/SpoVE family cell cycle protein, with protein MKVYEKINLFLKKYIKGDRYLWAFISLLAIFSFLPVYSASTNLVTTYGGTNTVFRYLFKHAIFLLVGFFLLFFTQFIDYKYFYKMSILFMPIIFILLIFTMSQRKELDGVNASRWLHLPILNISFQTSSIAGLVLFIYCARYLSQKKKERINLKNSFFPLWFPIFLIIGLIFPSDGSTAAMIFISVLILLFIGGIPLTSVIGFLFMGFLFSGIYIYSVIKWGDKKPMNRVYTWKSRIEKFLDHESEESYQMKQSKTAIVLGNKFGRGPGKSVLKAFLPQSSSDFIYAIIIEEYGSVGGVILLFIYILILIRIMIIATKVQNYSCSLLVLSVGFPIINQALINMGIAVGLFPVTGQTLPLISAGGTSIWVTFLSFGIILSVSRLIYSHSKIIIHHES; from the coding sequence ATGAAAGTTTATGAAAAAATAAATCTTTTTTTAAAAAAATATATAAAAGGAGATAGATATTTATGGGCTTTTATCTCTTTACTGGCTATATTTTCATTTTTACCAGTTTATTCTGCTAGCACAAACTTAGTGACTACATATGGAGGGACGAATACAGTATTTCGTTATTTATTTAAACATGCTATTTTTTTGTTAGTTGGGTTTTTTCTCCTTTTTTTCACTCAATTTATAGACTATAAATATTTTTATAAAATGTCTATCCTTTTCATGCCTATCATATTCATTTTATTAATTTTTACAATGAGTCAAAGAAAAGAATTAGATGGAGTAAATGCTTCTCGTTGGTTACATCTTCCTATTCTCAATATATCTTTTCAAACTTCCAGTATCGCTGGATTGGTTCTTTTCATTTATTGTGCTAGATATTTGTCTCAAAAAAAGAAAGAACGAATCAACTTGAAAAATTCTTTTTTTCCCTTGTGGTTTCCAATATTTTTGATCATTGGACTTATTTTTCCATCGGATGGATCTACTGCTGCTATGATTTTTATATCCGTTTTAATTTTACTTTTTATAGGAGGAATCCCATTAACAAGTGTTATAGGGTTTCTTTTCATGGGTTTTTTATTTTCAGGAATATATATTTATTCTGTTATAAAATGGGGAGATAAAAAACCTATGAATAGGGTTTATACATGGAAAAGTCGTATAGAAAAATTTTTGGATCATGAATCTGAAGAAAGTTATCAAATGAAACAATCTAAAACGGCTATTGTTTTAGGAAATAAATTTGGTCGTGGTCCTGGAAAAAGTGTTTTAAAAGCCTTTCTTCCACAATCTTCTTCAGATTTTATCTATGCTATTATCATAGAAGAATATGGATCTGTTGGAGGCGTAATTCTTTTATTCATTTATATACTAATTCTCATAAGAATTATGATAATAGCGACGAAAGTCCAAAATTATTCTTGTTCTTTATTGGTCCTTTCTGTAGGGTTTCCTATTATTAATCAAGCACTTATTAATATGGGAATTGCTGTTGGTTTATTTCCAGTCACAGGACAAACTTTGCCTCTGATTAGTGCTGGAGGGACTTCTATATGGGTTACTTTTTTAAGTTTTGGGATCATATTAAGCGTAAGTCGACTGATATATTCTCACTCAAAAATTATAATTCATCATGAATCATAA
- the ftsZ gene encoding cell division protein FtsZ, giving the protein MKKEDFIKKENDQLEFPKNRSASIKVIGVGGGGSNALSHMFEQGITGVDFIACNTDAQALNNNPVPIKIQLGASITEGLGAGADPEVGEKAALESLEEIKSILDSNTKMTFITAGMGGGTGTGAAPIIAGISKEKGILTVGIVTIPFHFEGKMRLQQAQKGIEALRKNVDSLIVINNDKLRELYGNLGFKAGFSKADEVLTTAAKGIAEVITHHYKQNIDLRDTRTVLKESGTAVMGSSIAVGENRAKEAVVQALDSPLLNDNKITGAKNVLLLIVSGKIEITIDEIGIISDYIQAEAGNNANIIMGLGEDEGLEESISVTIVATGFPTEIQRAINHEEKKIFHRLEEPYEQRLNKIEEIHSYSKRIDPNFSKTYSKSSHLEKFYYKNKKDDFLSNQKQNIFDLSINSNFYKEKKHKKYMLEDSFDLPISYNENEKKILKRKKENKPNQELN; this is encoded by the coding sequence ATGAAAAAAGAAGATTTTATAAAGAAAGAAAACGATCAATTGGAATTTCCAAAAAATCGTTCAGCTTCCATCAAAGTAATTGGAGTAGGAGGAGGAGGAAGTAATGCTTTAAGTCATATGTTTGAACAAGGAATAACTGGGGTAGATTTTATTGCGTGTAATACAGATGCACAAGCGTTAAATAATAATCCAGTTCCTATAAAAATTCAATTAGGGGCTTCTATTACAGAAGGACTTGGTGCTGGAGCAGATCCAGAAGTAGGAGAAAAGGCTGCATTAGAAAGTTTGGAGGAAATAAAAAGTATTTTAGATTCTAATACTAAAATGACCTTCATTACAGCAGGAATGGGTGGAGGAACGGGAACTGGTGCTGCTCCAATTATTGCAGGAATTTCTAAAGAAAAAGGAATTCTAACTGTAGGGATCGTTACAATTCCATTTCATTTTGAAGGAAAAATGAGATTACAACAAGCTCAAAAAGGAATAGAAGCATTAAGAAAAAATGTGGATTCTCTCATTGTGATTAATAATGATAAATTGAGAGAATTATATGGAAATCTAGGATTTAAAGCGGGTTTTTCAAAAGCTGATGAAGTTTTAACGACGGCAGCTAAGGGGATTGCAGAAGTCATCACTCATCATTATAAACAAAATATAGATTTAAGAGATACAAGAACCGTTCTCAAAGAAAGTGGTACGGCTGTTATGGGTTCTTCTATTGCTGTTGGAGAAAATAGAGCAAAAGAAGCTGTTGTACAAGCTTTAGATTCCCCATTATTGAATGATAATAAAATTACGGGAGCCAAAAATGTCCTTCTTCTTATTGTTTCAGGAAAAATAGAAATTACTATAGATGAAATAGGAATTATCAGTGATTATATACAAGCTGAAGCAGGAAATAATGCTAATATTATAATGGGTCTAGGGGAAGACGAAGGTTTGGAAGAAAGTATTTCAGTTACTATAGTGGCCACGGGATTTCCTACGGAAATACAGAGAGCTATTAATCATGAAGAAAAAAAAATATTTCATAGATTAGAAGAACCTTATGAACAAAGATTAAACAAAATAGAAGAAATCCATTCTTATTCTAAACGGATTGATCCTAATTTTTCAAAAACTTATTCAAAATCCAGTCATTTAGAAAAATTTTATTATAAAAATAAAAAAGATGATTTTTTATCGAATCAAAAACAAAACATTTTTGATCTGTCTATAAATTCAAATTTTTATAAAGAAAAGAAACATAAAAAATACATGTTAGAAGATAGTTTTGATCTTCCGATTTCATACAATGAAAATGAAAAAAAAATCTTAAAACGTAAAAAAGAAAATAAACCAAATCAAGAGTTAAATTGA
- the pnuC gene encoding nicotinamide riboside transporter PnuC, giving the protein MNNDWIDILLSPYYHNSFFHIILELTAVAFTIFSVFYAQKNNVWVYPIGIVSTIIYSYLTFDTSLYGNFIINLYYTLMSFYGWYAWMYKKDKNKKIPITFCNKKDYFYTFILFLSTCIFSMIVYVFYGKLQSHFDWMDILTTGIYFSGMYQMSMKKVENWIFWMVGNGISVPIYFLKGFILTGILFIILLLLAIVGFFLWKKKALNPILS; this is encoded by the coding sequence ATGAATAATGATTGGATAGATATCCTTTTATCCCCCTATTATCATAATAGTTTTTTTCACATAATTTTAGAATTAACAGCTGTAGCATTTACAATATTTAGTGTATTCTATGCTCAAAAAAATAATGTATGGGTATATCCAATAGGAATAGTTAGTACGATTATATATAGTTATTTAACTTTTGATACCTCTCTTTATGGAAATTTTATTATTAACTTGTATTACACGTTGATGAGTTTTTATGGATGGTATGCATGGATGTATAAGAAGGATAAAAATAAAAAAATTCCTATTACTTTTTGCAATAAAAAAGATTATTTTTATACCTTTATTTTGTTTTTATCCACTTGTATTTTCAGTATGATAGTTTATGTTTTTTATGGAAAACTTCAGTCTCATTTTGATTGGATGGATATTCTGACAACAGGTATTTATTTTTCTGGTATGTATCAAATGTCCATGAAAAAAGTAGAAAATTGGATATTTTGGATGGTGGGAAACGGAATTTCCGTTCCTATTTATTTTTTGAAAGGTTTTATATTAACAGGAATTTTATTTATTATTCTTCTTCTATTGGCTATAGTCGGTTTTTTTCTTTGGAAGAAAAAAGCACTCAATCCAATTTTATCATAA
- the hisS gene encoding histidine--tRNA ligase — protein sequence MSKRNYLIQTIRTQFELFGFDSIETPSIENISTLVGKYGEEGDSLMFKLLHSGNFLKKRILDFLKKIKNNREIVVNNVVEKCFIEHMSNKALRYDLTVPFVRYVVMHKNEIIFPFKRYQIQPVWRADKPQKGRLREFYQCDADMISYSWSLWEEIELIQLCDEIFTKLNFPIIIYINHRDILRGLVEIAGIKNNLWKDFTTSLDKWNKIGRDLVKKEMLSKGITSLSFDKVAFFFDMKENFYHKEKHLTIALQNSEIGKKGLRDLSFIYRNINNISLQNTKLEWNISLARGMNYYTGTILEIVPFYNKSFISIGGGGRYDQLAHSFGLNNIYGVGISLGLDRIYLAMEHENLFQTVSNYPSKVLFINFGNEEVLYAYKIIKFLRKKGISTQLYPNAEKIGKQFRYANDNNIPFVISIGKNEINKNKIRMKDLQKRTEKEYDNINNVVNQLTKKL from the coding sequence ATGAGTAAACGAAATTATTTAATTCAAACGATTCGAACACAATTTGAACTTTTTGGTTTTGATTCTATAGAAACTCCTTCCATAGAAAATATTTCTACTCTTGTTGGTAAATATGGAGAAGAAGGAGATTCCTTAATGTTTAAATTGCTCCATTCAGGTAATTTTTTAAAAAAAAGAATTTTAGATTTTTTAAAAAAAATCAAAAATAATCGAGAAATAGTTGTTAATAATGTTGTGGAAAAGTGTTTCATTGAACATATGTCGAATAAAGCTCTTAGATATGATTTAACGGTTCCTTTTGTTCGTTATGTAGTTATGCATAAAAATGAAATCATTTTTCCTTTTAAAAGATACCAAATACAACCTGTCTGGCGTGCAGATAAACCTCAAAAAGGAAGATTGAGAGAATTTTACCAATGTGATGCAGATATGATATCATATTCTTGGTCTTTATGGGAAGAAATAGAATTAATTCAACTTTGTGACGAAATTTTTACTAAATTAAATTTTCCTATCATTATCTATATTAATCATAGAGATATATTAAGAGGACTAGTTGAAATAGCTGGCATAAAAAATAATTTATGGAAAGATTTTACTACATCTTTAGATAAATGGAATAAAATTGGACGAGATTTAGTAAAAAAAGAAATGCTTTCCAAAGGAATTACATCTTTATCTTTTGATAAAGTGGCATTTTTTTTTGATATGAAAGAAAATTTCTATCATAAAGAAAAACATTTAACTATAGCTTTACAAAATTCTGAAATAGGAAAAAAAGGATTACGAGATCTGAGTTTTATTTATAGAAATATAAATAATATTTCTTTACAAAATACAAAATTGGAATGGAATATTTCTTTAGCTAGAGGAATGAATTATTATACAGGGACAATATTAGAAATTGTTCCATTCTACAATAAGAGTTTTATTTCTATTGGAGGAGGAGGGAGATATGATCAATTAGCTCATTCATTTGGGTTAAACAATATTTATGGAGTAGGAATTTCTTTAGGTTTGGATCGAATTTATTTAGCCATGGAGCATGAAAATCTATTTCAAACTGTTTCTAATTATCCTTCAAAAGTTTTATTTATTAATTTCGGAAATGAAGAGGTTTTATATGCATACAAAATAATCAAATTTTTGAGAAAAAAAGGAATTTCTACTCAATTATATCCTAATGCGGAGAAAATAGGAAAACAATTTAGATATGCTAATGATAACAATATTCCATTTGTTATTAGTATCGGAAAAAACGAAATTAATAAAAATAAAATCAGAATGAAAGATCTTCAAAAAAGAACAGAAAAAGAATACGATAACATTAACAATGTTGTGAATCAATTAACGAAAAAATTATGA
- the murG gene encoding undecaprenyldiphospho-muramoylpentapeptide beta-N-acetylglucosaminyltransferase — MNHNISPPKIIIGSGGTGGHIYPGIAIANELKKKIPKIEILFIGSKNHMEMREIPKWGYSIEKIWISGGKEKFFSLSGFILSIQLIYSLFLANKIMKKFSPDIVIGTGGFVSFPTLYAAKKNKIPILIQEQNSFPGLTNRIFSRYANKICIAYEQAKKFFPQKKTIITGNPVRSEILHLPSKEKACIHLGLNITKPIILSIGGSQGSNSMNNAWIKGLKRIIELDMQLIWQVGKLDLYKIKKNKMSHHSNILFMEFIENIPACYAAADIIVSRAGALTISEICLIGKPYILIPFPWSSNDHQNQNAKILEEKKAALIIKNEEIEKKLVNSVIKLVNDSSMKKKMSSNILKLGKPKATNDIVNEILQIIL; from the coding sequence ATGAATCATAATATTTCACCACCTAAAATAATTATTGGAAGTGGAGGAACAGGAGGGCACATCTATCCTGGAATAGCTATTGCTAACGAACTTAAAAAAAAAATTCCAAAAATTGAGATTTTGTTTATTGGATCTAAAAATCATATGGAAATGCGAGAAATCCCAAAATGGGGATATTCCATTGAAAAAATTTGGATTTCAGGTGGAAAAGAGAAATTTTTTTCTTTATCAGGTTTTATTTTATCTATCCAACTAATATATAGCTTGTTTTTGGCAAATAAAATTATGAAAAAATTTTCTCCAGATATAGTTATCGGAACAGGTGGTTTTGTCAGTTTTCCTACCTTATATGCTGCAAAAAAAAATAAAATACCTATTTTGATTCAAGAACAGAATTCTTTTCCTGGACTGACTAATAGAATATTTTCTCGTTATGCGAATAAAATATGTATTGCTTATGAGCAAGCAAAAAAATTTTTTCCCCAAAAAAAAACGATTATAACTGGAAATCCAGTCAGATCTGAAATTTTACACTTGCCTAGTAAAGAAAAAGCTTGTATTCATTTAGGATTAAACATAACAAAACCTATTATTTTATCTATAGGAGGGAGTCAAGGATCCAATAGTATGAATAATGCTTGGATAAAAGGATTAAAACGGATAATAGAATTGGATATGCAACTGATTTGGCAAGTAGGAAAACTTGATCTTTATAAAATTAAAAAAAATAAAATGTCTCATCATTCGAATATTCTTTTCATGGAATTTATTGAAAATATACCGGCATGTTATGCTGCAGCAGACATCATTGTATCTAGAGCTGGAGCTTTGACTATATCAGAAATATGTTTAATAGGAAAACCATATATATTGATTCCTTTTCCTTGGTCTTCCAATGATCATCAAAATCAAAATGCTAAAATATTAGAAGAAAAAAAAGCGGCTTTAATTATAAAAAATGAGGAAATAGAGAAAAAATTAGTGAATTCTGTTATAAAATTAGTGAATGATTCCAGCATGAAAAAAAAAATGAGTAGCAACATATTAAAATTAGGAAAACCTAAAGCAACAAACGATATTGTAAACGAGATTTTACAAATTATTTTATGA
- a CDS encoding 4'-phosphopantetheinyl transferase family protein — protein MNFYTYKFHTLHTMIIVFKWKHFLETMFLRKLYLSDKEKMFFLSLSEKRKREFLGIRSALRYIGIKMNIFYNEKRKPFLFSEGKHISLSHSFEKIAIAISSYHIGIDIEKLRKDKKIVRIKKKFIRDDESIFIHPNYEEDYLHIIWGIKESLYKLEGGIFYSFLDHYKVSPFCLQKNSRVSCWIIKNSYSQRFSAFYRKIEEHYLVYIIDK, from the coding sequence ATGAATTTTTATACCTATAAATTTCATACTCTTCATACTATGATCATAGTTTTTAAATGGAAACATTTTTTAGAAACTATGTTTTTAAGAAAACTTTATCTTTCAGATAAAGAAAAAATGTTTTTTTTATCATTATCAGAAAAACGAAAAAGAGAATTTTTAGGAATACGTTCTGCTTTGAGATATATAGGTATAAAAATGAATATTTTTTATAATGAAAAAAGAAAACCTTTTCTTTTTTCTGAAGGAAAACATATTTCTTTGAGTCATTCTTTTGAAAAAATAGCCATAGCTATAAGTTCTTATCATATAGGAATAGACATAGAAAAATTACGAAAAGATAAAAAGATAGTAAGAATAAAGAAAAAATTTATTAGGGATGATGAATCTATCTTTATTCATCCAAATTATGAAGAAGATTATTTACATATTATATGGGGAATTAAAGAAAGTTTATATAAACTAGAAGGAGGTATTTTTTATAGTTTTTTAGATCATTATAAAGTTTCTCCTTTTTGCCTTCAAAAAAATTCTCGTGTATCATGCTGGATTATAAAAAATTCCTATAGTCAACGATTTTCTGCTTTCTATCGAAAAATAGAAGAACATTACTTAGTTTACATTATAGACAAATAA
- a CDS encoding cell division protein FtsQ/DivIB, with translation MKNSKTSFIIILYMICMISLFYFSKKTHQNRTLKKFNIVIDPLSQNHFVNEEIIKNILFYKTKKIEKKIGQLCILKMEKKLNHYPFIKKSEVFLSVDGTLNIKILQKEPILRIKNGNKESYLTKDAENLELSSFFSSKVVLAKGHFSKEEKKYLTNLIKFINSDELLKNQIISIKKNKNSFVLIPKIGNHHIILGNIKDFKNKLNKLKAFYNQYLNKIDINQYKSIDLQYKDQVVAKKR, from the coding sequence ATGAAAAATAGTAAAACATCCTTTATCATTATTTTATATATGATTTGTATGATCTCGCTTTTTTATTTTTCTAAAAAAACACATCAAAACAGAACTTTAAAAAAATTTAATATTGTCATTGATCCCTTATCTCAAAATCATTTTGTAAATGAAGAAATTATTAAAAATATTCTATTTTATAAAACAAAAAAAATTGAAAAAAAAATCGGTCAATTATGTATATTAAAAATGGAAAAAAAATTAAATCATTACCCTTTTATCAAAAAATCTGAAGTGTTTCTTAGTGTAGATGGAACTTTAAATATTAAAATTTTGCAAAAAGAACCTATATTAAGAATCAAAAATGGAAATAAAGAATCTTATCTTACTAAAGATGCGGAAAATTTAGAACTTTCCTCTTTTTTTTCATCAAAAGTTGTCTTAGCAAAAGGACATTTTTCAAAAGAAGAAAAAAAATATTTAACGAATTTAATAAAATTCATAAACTCCGATGAATTATTAAAAAACCAAATTATTAGTATAAAAAAAAATAAAAATTCATTTGTTTTAATTCCAAAAATAGGGAATCATCATATTATATTAGGAAATATAAAGGATTTTAAAAATAAATTGAATAAATTAAAAGCATTTTATAATCAGTACCTAAATAAAATAGATATTAATCAATACAAAAGTATTGATTTACAGTATAAAGACCAAGTAGTCGCAAAAAAAAGATAA
- the murC gene encoding UDP-N-acetylmuramate--L-alanine ligase encodes MNFKKIDFFYFIGIGGMGMSSLARYFHTMGKTVCGHDQNKTFLTKELEKEGISINYHDSIEILPKWVLSKQCLIVYTPAIPSHHKQWMYLKKYGKNVKKRSQVLAFITENEICIAIGGTHGKTTTCTLLGHILYSSGMNVTAFLGGISENYKSNLILNHVLNGRKIFLVEADEFDHSFLYLSPNIACITSFDQDHVDTYPRKETLKKAYIAFSNRIKKPYKKIFLCREESCRFKNAIYYSVLQGENYYSDHLYIKENKWYFDFHTPTETWKSLPLPIPGQHNLKNVTAALAISDYLKISKKEIRKALFLFKGIKRRYSIHYQSSNKIYIDDYAHHPTEINALISTVRECFPNKKILGIFQPHLFSRTKFFETYFAKSLEHLDILILLDIYPAREFPTNGTNSNSLLEKIKMSSKEISTLSKVLEKIEKKHFDIILTMGAGNIEALILPIKEWLYKRYG; translated from the coding sequence ATGAACTTCAAAAAAATTGATTTTTTTTATTTTATAGGAATAGGAGGAATGGGGATGAGTTCCCTAGCTAGATATTTTCATACTATGGGTAAAACTGTTTGTGGACATGATCAAAATAAAACCTTTTTGACAAAAGAATTAGAAAAAGAAGGAATATCTATCAACTATCATGATAGTATAGAAATATTACCAAAATGGGTATTATCCAAACAATGTTTGATTGTGTATACCCCAGCCATTCCTAGTCATCATAAACAATGGATGTATTTAAAAAAATATGGTAAAAATGTAAAAAAACGTTCTCAAGTATTAGCTTTCATTACAGAAAATGAGATTTGTATAGCCATAGGAGGAACACATGGAAAAACAACTACTTGTACCTTATTAGGACATATTTTATATAGTTCTGGAATGAATGTCACTGCTTTTTTAGGAGGAATATCTGAAAATTATAAATCAAATTTAATATTGAATCATGTATTGAATGGAAGAAAAATTTTTTTGGTAGAAGCAGACGAATTTGACCATTCTTTTTTATATTTATCTCCTAATATAGCATGTATAACGTCTTTTGACCAAGATCATGTAGATACTTATCCAAGAAAAGAAACTCTGAAAAAGGCTTATATAGCTTTTTCAAATAGAATCAAAAAACCATATAAAAAAATATTTCTTTGCCGAGAAGAATCTTGTCGATTCAAGAACGCAATATATTATTCTGTCCTACAAGGAGAAAATTATTATTCCGATCATCTTTATATAAAAGAAAATAAATGGTATTTTGATTTTCATACTCCTACAGAAACATGGAAATCTTTACCTTTACCTATTCCAGGTCAACATAATTTAAAAAACGTTACTGCAGCATTAGCTATTTCTGATTATCTAAAAATTTCTAAAAAAGAAATCAGGAAAGCTTTATTTTTATTTAAAGGGATCAAAAGAAGATATTCCATTCATTATCAATCTTCAAATAAAATATATATAGATGATTACGCACATCATCCTACAGAAATCAATGCTTTGATCTCTACTGTAAGAGAATGTTTTCCAAATAAAAAGATATTGGGAATTTTTCAACCTCATTTATTTAGTAGAACTAAATTTTTTGAAACATATTTTGCTAAAAGTTTAGAACATCTTGATATTCTAATTTTACTAGATATTTATCCAGCTAGAGAATTTCCCACAAATGGAACGAATTCTAATAGTTTATTAGAAAAAATCAAAATGAGTTCTAAAGAAATATCTACTCTTTCCAAAGTCTTAGAAAAAATTGAAAAGAAACATTTTGATATTATTCTAACAATGGGAGCTGGAAATATAGAGGCCTTAATTCTTCCTATCAAAGAATGGTTGTATAAACGATATGGATAA
- the ftsA gene encoding cell division protein FtsA — MEYQDIAIGLDVGTTKIVAMVGRRNEYNKIEILGIGKSKSVGVHRGVVNNITQTIEAIREAVSEAEHSSGLKIKEVIVGIAGQHIRSLQHNDYITRLDFENVISQKDIQKLIDQVHKLIMQPGEEIIHVLPQEYKVDSQAEIGEPIGMYGSRLEANFHVVVGQISSIRNIGRCVKAAGLNLSGMTLEPLASAEAVLSTEEREAGVALVDIGGGTTDIAIFKDNIIRHTAVIPFGGNVITENIKTDCLVIERQAELLKIKFGSAWPGENKETEIVCIPGLRGRDPKEISLKYLSQIIHIRVCEILEQVNVEIKNYGNEEQKKRLIAGLVMTGGGSQLKHIRPLTEYITGMDVRIGYSNEHIAGGENGIISNPEYATSIGLVIKGLDDKKKYLCTNAEMEHRYNRYDGNPELISTKFYNKNRRLNFEEDQNHKKKKNKTKSFLEIWADKFRQILNDTE, encoded by the coding sequence ATGGAATATCAAGATATAGCTATAGGTCTTGATGTGGGAACCACAAAGATTGTAGCTATGGTAGGAAGGAGAAATGAATATAATAAGATTGAGATCTTAGGCATAGGAAAATCTAAAAGTGTAGGTGTACATAGAGGGGTCGTAAATAATATAACTCAAACAATTGAAGCTATTCGTGAAGCGGTATCTGAAGCAGAGCATAGTTCGGGTTTAAAAATAAAAGAAGTTATTGTTGGAATAGCAGGACAACATATTAGAAGTCTACAACATAATGATTATATTACTAGATTAGATTTTGAAAATGTTATCAGTCAAAAAGATATACAAAAATTAATAGATCAAGTTCATAAACTGATTATGCAACCGGGAGAAGAAATTATTCATGTTCTTCCACAAGAATATAAAGTCGACAGTCAAGCAGAAATAGGAGAACCAATAGGAATGTATGGAAGTCGTTTAGAAGCAAATTTTCATGTAGTTGTAGGACAAATTTCTTCGATACGAAATATTGGAAGATGTGTAAAAGCTGCAGGCTTGAATTTATCTGGAATGACCTTAGAACCTTTAGCTTCTGCTGAAGCTGTATTAAGTACAGAAGAAAGAGAAGCAGGTGTTGCTTTAGTGGATATAGGAGGAGGGACTACGGATATTGCTATATTTAAAGATAACATTATCCGTCATACTGCCGTGATCCCTTTTGGAGGAAATGTCATTACTGAAAATATAAAAACAGATTGTTTGGTTATTGAACGACAAGCCGAATTACTAAAAATAAAATTTGGATCTGCATGGCCAGGAGAAAATAAGGAAACAGAAATTGTTTGTATTCCTGGATTAAGAGGTCGTGATCCTAAAGAAATTTCTTTAAAATACCTTTCCCAAATTATTCATATACGAGTATGTGAAATTTTGGAACAAGTAAATGTAGAAATAAAAAATTATGGAAATGAAGAACAAAAGAAAAGACTGATTGCAGGATTAGTTATGACAGGTGGAGGTTCTCAACTTAAACATATTCGTCCATTAACAGAATATATTACTGGAATGGACGTTCGTATAGGTTATTCTAACGAACATATAGCAGGAGGGGAAAACGGGATTATAAGTAATCCAGAATATGCAACATCTATAGGGTTAGTAATTAAAGGACTTGATGATAAAAAAAAATATCTTTGTACAAACGCAGAGATGGAACATAGATATAATAGATATGATGGAAATCCTGAGTTGATTTCTACGAAGTTTTATAATAAAAATCGTAGATTAAATTTTGAAGAGGATCAGAATCATAAAAAGAAAAAAAATAAAACAAAATCTTTTCTTGAAATTTGGGCAGATAAGTTCCGTCAAATATTGAATGATACAGAATAA